One Setaria viridis chromosome 7, Setaria_viridis_v4.0, whole genome shotgun sequence genomic region harbors:
- the LOC140223331 gene encoding protein FAR-RED IMPAIRED RESPONSE 1-like, whose translation MGGKDPMTIIIDQDLAMKAAIAEVFTTSIHRNCRLHIMENARKTMGSFLDGKQELSDDFKDCLDNSFSPSEFEGKWQTTARSEGFNAVLKCYVNPKNSIYNFVQQYRKIQQRIFGKQDLQEAKTITKVPHYLMGHPMECQMKEVPEWYILPRWSAKVVDEDDIEVVGESLQA comes from the exons ATGGGTGGAAAAGACCCTATGACCATCATAATTGATCAGGACCTAGCAATGAAAGCTGCTATTGCTGAAGTTTTCACCACATCAATCCACAGAAATTGTCGGTTGCACATCATGGAGAATGCTAGGAAGACCATGGGTTCTTTTTTGGATGGCAAGCAAGAATTATCTGATGACTTCAAGGATTGTCTTGATAACAGCTTCTCGCCAAGCGAATTTGAGGGCAAGTGGCAA ACCACGGCACGGAGTGAAGGCTTCAATGCTGTCCTGAAGTGCTATGTGAACCCAAAGAATTCAATTTACAACTTTGTTCAGCAGTATAGGAAGATCCAGCAGAGGATTTTTGGCAAGCAGGATTTGCAAGAGGCAAAGACGATCACAAAAGTCCCCCACTACTTGATGGGTCACCCTATGGAGTGCCAAATGAAGGAG GTGCCTGAATGGTACATCTTACCTAGATGGTCAGCTAAGGTGGTGGATGAAGATGATATTGAAGTTGTTGGTGAGTCATTGCAAGCATAG